The window ACCAAGTCGGTGAGGCCGTATTCGGCATAGCGCTCATCTTTCCAAACGGATACGGGCCCTCCTCCGTATGATCGAACAGCCGCTTTGACTTGTTCAGCAAGATGATCTGCCGTTGTTTCCATCAATTGAACATGGATATTCGAACATTGACTGGCCAAAACCGAAACAAGCTCATCTCGGGTAGCTGTTTTCAGCACTTCATATTGTGGCGTATGCTTGTAAGACGGACGATGCACCCCCTTCGTTATCGGGTTTCGCCCCAATTTTTCAGCTATATTTTCCAAAAACGAGGTTCGATTTTGAATCATTCCCGTCATGATTGCTTCCCACCTTCCCGATTTTTAAACCAATCTCGGAAACGTTCTTTCTCAGGAGCCGGAAATTCACGTATTTTCGTCCATGCCTTTAACGGTCCGGGCCCCTTGGAAATACGCGCGTTTTTTGTGAACGGTTTCAAAGCGGAATGAGCCGCTCTCGATCCCAAACCATACAACATATCAGAGGAAGCTCCCAGCCCGAAGGCTTTCATCATGATTTTTTCCGAAAAAGGCGCTTTCCCTTCTCTTTCCACAATGACTTGCCGATGTTTCAGAAGTAGCTCATGCAAAGGAATTTTCACGGGGCATGCTTCTGTACAAGCTCCGCACAGCGAGGAAGCATAGGGAAGTTCTTTATATTCCTCATATCCGCCCAATAGTGGGGAAAGAACAGCGCCAATCGGTCCGGGATAGATGGAGCCGTAAGAATGTCCACCGATATGTCGATACACCGGACATACATTGATACAAGCAGCGCAGCGAATGCACTGAAGCACCGGCTGAAATTCCGTTCCTAAAATATCCGATCGACCATTATCCACGATGACAAGATGAAATTCCTCCGGTCCATCCGCTTCACCTTCTTCTCTCGGACCCGTAATGGCCGTCACATAGCTGGTTAGCTTATGTCCAACGGCACTTCGGCAAAGCAGACTTACAAGAACTTCCATTTCCTCGAAAGTTGGAACAATTCGTTCCATTCCCATCACGGCAATATGAGTTTTGGGAATAGACATGACAAGGTCAGCGTTTCCTTCATTCGTCACGAGGGTAATAGAACCCGTTTCGGCAATCGCAAAATTGCATCCGGTAATCCCTACATCGGCTGTTAAAAACTCGTTTCGAAGATGTTTTCTTACAAAAGCGGTGATTTCCTCAGGCTTTTCCGTATTGGAATAATGAAGCTTTTCTTTGAATACTTCCCGAATTTGATTTTTATTTTTATGAAGAGCCGGAGCGACGATATGGGATGGGTGATCTTCGTCCACTTGCAAAATGTACTCGCCGAGATCCGTCTCTATCACTTCGCAGCCCGCTTCTTCCAAATATGAATTTAAATTAATTTCTTCCGTGACCATCGACTTGGATTTCACCACTTTTTTAGCCTTTTTCTTTTGAACCACTTCTTTTACGTATTGAGAAGCTTCTTCCGACGTTCGGGCAAAAAAGACATGACCGCCTCTTTTCGCTACATTTTCGCTTAATTCATAAAGATAATAATCTAAATGATTTAATACATGCTGACGAATTTCCTCTCCTAAAGAACGCCATTCTTCCCAATTTCCAAGTTGTTCCGCTTCATCCAGACGTTTTATGCGAAGCCGTTCTTGAGCGCCACGAACCGCGCCGCGCATAAACTCATTATTCAGTTCCTCATGAACACGTTCTTTAAAGTCTCCCACTCTAATTTTGATCGACAAGATTTCTCCCCTCTTTTCTTTTACCCTCTATGGTTTAAGACTTCCGCAATATGCATGACTCGAATCGGTTTTCCTTGACGTTCCATACGTCCCCCGATATTCATCAAACAACCACAATCAGCGCTGATCAAATAATCCGCACCCGTACTTTCCACATTTGAAACTTTTTCATCGACCATTTGCTCGGAGATCGGTCCCATCTTGACTGAAAACGTTCCACCAAATCCGCAGCACAAATGAGCGCCCGGCAACGGTGTAAATTCCAGTCCTTTCACGTTACGCAATAACTTTATCGGCGCTTCCTTCACCCCCAAAAGACGGGTCATATGACAGGAAGTATGATAAGTGGCTTTTCCTTCCATTTTCGCTCCCACATCTTCGACACCAAGAACTTCGACAATAAATTGTGTCAATTCGTATGTTTTATCGGCCAATTCTCTTGCCTTTGGCTCCCATATTGGATCGTCCTTAAAAATATGAGGATATTCCTTAAACATAAAAGCGCATGAACCAGACGGAGCGACAACATACTCTGAATGTTCAAACGTCTTAATCATATGTTTCATGGCATCCTTCGTTTCTTCAACATACCCGCTGTTGTATGAGGGCTGGCCGCAGCAAATCTGACTTTCCGGAAAATCAACTTCACATCCTAAATGTTCCAGCAATTCTACCGTTGCTTTTCCTACATTCGTCTTAAACAGATCGACCAGACAAGTAACAAATAAACTGACTTTCAATGGTTCCACCTTCTTTTTCTAATCGCTTCTTTAAAGAACTGGTCATCTGATGACCTTATGATATATAGTATATCATAACTATAATTATGTCAAAATCAGTACAATATTCAAAAAAATTTTTTAATTCTTTCAAGGACAATCCATAAGATCAAAATTGAGTCGGGTCAAGAAAAATGATAAGAGTTGTCTTATAAAGGGGCTTTTTATGGCTTTCATGGCCAAAATATATGTATAATGATGACTCCACAAGCACGCCATGGAAGATGACAGGTAGTTCATTTCCTGCTGCTGCTTTCTAATCAAAGCCCGATATACGCTCACCAGACGCAAGGAAACCTTCGTTCCCCGCCTGCTGCTGCTTTCTAATCAAAGCCCGATACTACCTTTTATCTTCCATGTCAATGCCCTATCATCACAAACTTATAACAATATTTTTTATATGTAAAAGGCTTGCCCTTTTCACATTTCGTTTTTCTTCTTCTCATCAGCAAAGGCTTCCATCAAGACTTGCTCTACACCTTCTAAATGCTTTAGCATCGCTTTTCGTGCGGCTTCCTTATCACGTTCGACAATAGCCTGATAGATTCTTTCATGTTCCTCGTTTAATTTCTCCATTGTAGCGTCCTCAGAATAAAGGAGCAACCGGCGAGTCTCTTTCATCGCTTCTGCCATTAAGTCGGAAACATGGTGCATTAATCGAACAAGCAAATGATTTTGCGTAGCTTTAGCAATGGCCATATGAAAGTCTAAATCCGCCTTTTCACCCAATTCCTCATTCCCCACCGCTTTTTTCATTTCGGCTAAGGTCTCGCCAATTTGGCGCAAATCGCTGTCTGTCCGCTTAACAGCAGCGGCGGCGACTATTCCGGTTTCCAAAATTTTTCTCATTTCCAGCAATTGCTCAATCTGTTCATCACTCATTAAATACGCTTGCGAAAGAGGGTACATAATGCCATCCGGATTGAATTCTTTCACAAACGTGCCCTCTCCCTGCCTCATTTCTACGACACCCATTGCGCGCAGAGAAGTAAGCGCCTCGCGAATGGCGGAGCGCCCCACTTGAAAGTTTTCGGCTAATGCCTGAACCGATTGTAATTTATCACCCGGTTTTAACTCACCGTTGCGGATCATTTCTAGAAGGACATTCGCCACTTCTTCATATATTTTTTTCGGCTTTATTTTTTTAAACTCCAAAATTGTTTCCTCCCGTTGTATCTTTGCTATTTTCATTATATTATCTTTTTCCAATCAAAGTGGAAAATTTGAGTTACAATAATAGAGAAACCTGGAACAGATTGGTGTTCCAAATGCAAAGGGTGTAAAAGCAATGGAATATATCGAAAAGGGGAGCAAATTATATTCAAAAACGATTCTCTCCCTGTTTTTAGGAAGTTTTGTTACATTCGCCGTGATGTATAGCGTCCAACCGTTGATCTCCACTTTTTCAAAAGAATTTGATGTAAGTCCGGCTCGAGCAAGCCTGTCTCTTTCCCTTACAACCGGCTTGTTGGCTGTTTCGATGATTCTCGTTTCCGCCTTATCCGATGCAGTCGGAAGAAAAAAAATCATGGTGGCCTCTTTGCTGTTTTCTTCCATTTGTGCAGCCGTCACAGCTTTCAGTCAAAATTTTTGGTTTTTATTAACGGCAAGAGCGATTATGGGCATTGCCTTAGCGGGATTTCCAAGCATTGCGATGACCTACATCAATGAAGAATTCCACCCTAAAAACCTAGGCACTGCAATGGGGATGTACGTAAGCGGAACATCCATCGGCGGTATGGTTTCCCGCGTGGTCGTAGATGCTCTGACGGATTGGTTTTCTTGGCATGTTGCTTTAAGCGCCATCGCCTTCCTGTCTCTTCTTGTCAGTGCTTGGTTTTGGAAGTCCCTTCCGGATTCCCGTCATTTTCATGCTCAAAAAGCCAGTTTAAGAAAGCTGTTTTCCTCTCTTGGCCAAAGTTTAAGAGACCCCGGACTGCTTTGTCTTTACAGTCTGGGCTTCCTGTTAATGGGAAGTTTTGTTACATTATATAACTATATCGACTATCCGTTAATGGGTGAACCTTACCATTTGAGCCAAACGATTGTCGGACTTATTTTTTTCATATACTTGGTAGGGACATTCAGTTCTACATTTATGGGACGAATGGCCGATCGGTTTGGCAAGCCGAAAGCTCTTGTCGCAAGCATTGGCATTATGCTTCTCGGGGGAATTGTGACGATCAACAGTATACTGGCGGTTAAGCTCATGGGCGTGGCCTTGTTTACATTTGGATTTTTTGGCGGACATTCGATCGCGAGCGGATGGGTTGGTCAAAGAGCTCTAAACTTTAAAGCTCAAGCATCGTCTTTATATTTGTTGTTTTATTATACTGGCTCAAGCATCGTCGGTACAACGGGCGGCACATTTTGGAGCCGATTCGGATGGATCGGGGTGATCGGATTAATTGCTTCACTGCTCGTCCTCTCGCTCATTATTGCGGAAATTCTTCCGTTATTGAAAATAAAAAGAAAACCGGACACGACTCATCACAAAGGATACTAGGACGACGAAAAAAAGGCGTTTTCCAAGATTCGAAGACCTTGGAAAACGCCTTTTTTCATAATCTAATAGGAAGAAAACATGAACCGTCTTTCATGGTAATACACAGAAAAAACCAGCCCCATCGCCAGCATATTTCCCATCAACGAACTTCCTCCATAACTAATAAACGGAAGAGGGATCCCTGTTATTGGAAGAAGCCCGACAGTCATTCCAATGTTTTGGAACACATGGAAAGTAATCATGGAAATAATGCCGGCGCACATATAAGAATAAAACGGATTTTTCGTTTGAAGCGCTATTTTCGTCAAATGGTAAACGAGCAGGAAAAACAAGCTGATGACTACACTAGCGCCCAGAAACCCGAATTCTTCGCCGACAATACTGAATATAAAATCAGTGTGGCTTTCAGGCAAATAAATATCCCGCTGGCCGAAACCCTTTCCCAATGTTTGTCCTGAGCCGATGGCCAACAGGGATTGGGTTAGATGATATCCGGACGAACTTTGATAACTGTACGGATCCAACCAAGAATAGATCCGCCCAAACTGGTACTGTTTAACTCCCAAATATTTTTCCAATATTTTCGGATGCCACAGCACCATATAGAAAATACCAACGATCAATACAGCAGCTGAACCGAATAAAGGAACTAAGATTTTCCACGTAATTCCTGAGACAAAAATCATTCCAAGCAGGATCGCAATTAACACGAGCGATGTTCCCAAATCGGGCTGCTGCATCACAAGAAAAAGCGGCAGAAAGGTAGCCAACCCCATCTTGATCAAGAGCCAAAAATCCGATTCGATTGTTTTTACGGGATTTTTTTGATGGTGCTCAACCATGATTCTAGACAACACAAGAATCAAAAACACTTTTTCAAATTCGGACGGCTGCAACGAACCCATGGCAGGTACTTTATACCAGCTTTTTGCCCCATTGATGACGGGAGCAATGCTGGAAGGCGCCACGATTAAAAATGCCAACAGCAATATGCCCAAACCGTAAGTAAACCATGAAAGCTTCATCCATTGATCGGCATCGACGCGGATTACTAACGCAATGATGCCAATACCGACACCATACCACATGATTTGTTTGACAACGAAATTTTCTTTATATTGACCAGTTGACTGCGAACTGTAAATCGCAACTAAACTAGTGATCAACAACAACAGCAAAATGAATACAAGACCATAATCAATACGGCTTTGCGATTGATTTTGAGAAGTCATCCATGTCTCCTCTTCCCATAGAAAATTACAATATACCTCTAACATTATACCTTTTCAAGTAAATTTCACAATAGAAAAATGTTTCAAATCCAACAGTTTTGAAGATAAATAACGAAAGTCTCTCTCCATAATGACAACATGAGTAATAAAAAGCATTTTAAAAACAATGTCTCAGCTATTTTTAAACTTATACAAAATCATGATCCGGATGGTGATTGCATCCATTTCTTTTTGATTTCATTTCAAGTTTGTTGCATGTCCGATTTCCCGCTTTTTATGATAGCACATAACGTGAATTTGCTGAACTATGACTAAGTGACTTCTTTTTGAGAAAAAAACGATCATGAAATTATGGGATCATGGCCTATAAATCATGCTCTTTTTCCAAAATAAACCGAAATTTCGACTGTACTTTCATTTGAAATAAACAGAGGTGACAATCATGGTGAGGATGCCATGCTTGAGGTATAAACGCTCTCTAAAGGTGTAAAGCTTAGCCATGACTGTTTCGCCGATTTTCATAGTTTAGAAAAGAGACTGACATGTCCTTTCAAGCGGAATAAAAAGAGATTTCCACCTGTGGGACCTTTGGGCCTACTGATCGTTGGATGAACAAAGAAGACGATTAGGGAGTGTTCCCTCGCTTAAGAACAGTTGCTGTTCTGCTTGTCTTGAAGAAGAGAACTGACTGCCCTTCATGGGGAATCGAGTAGGAGGGAGCGATTAACTCCCGTCCTCTCACACCACCGTACGTACGGTTCCGTATACGGCGGTTCAATTAAGATAATTGACGCAAGTCTTTATAACTTCCGTGAATAGCTGTTCTCTTTATGCCAGTGGTCACTCCACCCTCCAAGAGGTCTCCCACGGGATTCACCGCTTCCTCCCTCAAGTGAGGTACTACGTTTTCTGTGTTCATCATGACTCACTGAATACCAAGGGCTATTCTCTCTTAATTGTTCGGTCCTTCTTAGTTGTTCTAGACCAACTAATACTATGACCTCTGCTGACTTCTGACGGTTCAGCTACTTATCACTAAGTAGGTTATGAAGAGTACTTCACATATCCGCCAGACCTCCCCGGGTAAGTACATGCACTTTCACACCATCTATCCGCCTCATTTACTCGATATGACCTTCGACAGAAAGAGCTTTGTTTTGTTATGCAAACTCACTCAATCATACCTAGCCTTATATGAGGTTCGTGTTCCTCGGACCGGTGTTTTGCCTCCAGCTTCCTTCAGATTCCGCGTCACCACGGACACCCTTGCTCTTGGCTAACCTCTACTTCTGTCTTCGGGGTTCGGGACTTACACCCTATAGTTCATGTACATGCCGGGCGCACATAAAAAGTCTTCCCCCGTTATTCTGTCGGGGGAAGACTTTTATAAGAAGCGAACGATATCTTCAACAGGAATTCTTGTTGTTTTGTAAGCAGGCGCAGCCGCTTTTCCTAAGGCAATTAACACCGTTGGAACGAAGCGATCGGAAATGTTAAATCTTTCAACGAATTGTTTTTTATTAAAACCGCCCATCGGAACCGTGTCATAGCCACGAGCCTTCGCAATCAGCATGATTTGCATGGAAACAAGGCCGGCGTCAAATGAAGCTATATTTTTCCGGTCTTCCGCAGACAGAGATGGATAAAGTTTGTTAATGTTTTCGATCATGAGTCTCATTCTCTCTTCATCCATATAACCTGCTTCATAGTTGCTTCGATACACTTTTTCGGCGTTTTTATACATTTCCGTATCGCCTAAAACCGCAATGACGGCTGAGCATGTTTCTACTTGTTCTTGGTTATTGGCGATGGCGCGGAGCTCTTTTTTCGTTTCTTGATCTTGAATAACAAGAAAGCGCCATGGTTGAAGATTACTGGACGAAGGGGCCAAAGTGGCTTCCTTTAAAATTTCTTCAATTTCTTCCTTCGCAATTTTATAATTAGGATCATATTTTCTGACGGAATGGCGTTCTTTTATAACGGTAGATAAATCTGTAGAATGACTTGTCATATTTCTTCCCTCCATGATCAAATTACTTACTTTAAGTAAGCACTGTTAAAAGTTTATCTTTCATAATAGATCACGTCAAGAAGGAGATTTTATGATCATTAAAAAAGGAAAAAGGAGCCAACTAAATAGTCAGCCCCTGGTTATTTCAAATCATAGCGTCTCCGAACAGAAAAGACCTTTCGATGCCATGAAAAATGATCATGGTGAAAGCTTGTTTCCGAAGAAATTATTTTATAACGGTTGCTCGGCTGCGGCTCATTCGTCGTGAAGATTGTTTTTGGGCCTGTTTCTTCGGGTTGCGGTACGTTCCCAACAGCAAATCCATCAGCGGATTCGTTAGGCCAAACCAATATTTTTTGTTAATGGTGTGATGCTGCAAGTGATAGACTTTCAGCCGCTTGCCGATAGGGGTGAAAGGCTCAATGGGACGATGAGCGGAAAAATGCCTCCATTGATGATAAAGCAGCGTTCCCGAAACGCCCGTGACAAAAGCGATGGAAAATGTGATATCCCGCATGATTAATTGAACGGCGAGAACCAGAAGCAAAAGCATTGGAAGAGTCAGCCAAGCAGGCAGCAAAATGCCTTTTAGCTCGCTCGGATGTTGGTGATGATGATCATGCCAGTCTTTTACAGGTTGTAAAAATCTTATTTTTTCCGGCAAAGACCCATGAAAAAGAAAACGATGAATAACATATTCCATAATACCGAAAAATATGATTCCAATTAAAAAAATAAATAAAAGGGGCCAGCGAATATAAAAGACCGATAAACTCAATCCGAGAAATAAGAATAAGCCTAAACCAATCATTTCCGTTGTATTCCAAAATTCACGGACATACTTGAACATATTTGGTCGTCCCCCCTCCTTTATTTTTTTTGTCAAAAACTTGCTTTTTTCTATATATAATATTCAATCAATTGATGAGTGATGTCTATTATAGACTCTTTTCTTCCATCGATTCAGAAACCAAAAAATGAATCGCTCCATTCGGTGTTTCAACGCGGCCACGATTCCGTTTCATTTTCTTAAATCCAGACGTATTTTTTCCGAAGAAAAACATTCATCACTTGTTTGATTTTGAATCAGTTCCCCAAGTATTGTATGATTTTGCTTCTTTTGGAATCGGTTTAAAGCGGAAATACCATAGCCCATTTTTTTGACTTATGTTCACTGGTTGAGTGAAAACAGGGACGGGCAGTGGAATATGCTGCTCATTGGGAATAACTCTTCGCTTTTTTACAAAGTAGATAGGTTCTTTCTTCTTTTTCCATGAGGCGGTTTTTGTTTTTATCAGTAAATTTTGATGGTCCATCCACATTTGAAACTCATGTTGATCCAGACCGGGGAGTTCCAGTTCCAGAACAAGGAAATCGTTCCATTGATAAAGATTATAGTTCATTTTCTCTTCTTTATCTGAATATCCATCTTCTCGACCATGTTTTCTGGAATGAAACACGGATTTCCAAAAAGAATCATCCTGGACCTTATGAGCGAAATTCAGCCGTTTTTTCCATTTTTCCATCTCCGTTCTCATCTCCCCTTAAAAACATAATGCCTTTTAGTCGTTTTCTGCATGATCGGTTTCCGTCTTTCCTCGTCACAAAATCATGAAGAATGCACTACTGATTTTCAAACTATGACCATAAACAGCCGTCTGCCTTTCCCAAATCCTTTTCGCTCGTTGATCTATCTTATTCAAAAAAGCGCCCAATGTTCATGTTCATGAAACATATGCTCAAATTGCTTTTCCAACTGTATGGAGGCCTTTCCCTCGTACAAAAAGTTCAGAAGAGCAATGGACGTTATCAAAAACTGTACGCACAAAAATAGCAGGGCCAGGTTAGTCCCCGCTTGTCAGTTTTGAAAATACGTTTTATCTAATAATATTTCATCTGCGTACGGCTTTTTTTATCATCTGTCTTCGTCCTTTTGGATCAGACAGGATAAACCGGGTGCTTCCGCTCGGAAAAAACTAGATACTTGGACATATAGACTTCCAGACGTCGGGATAATTCTTCAC of the Bacillus smithii genome contains:
- a CDS encoding MFS transporter produces the protein MEYIEKGSKLYSKTILSLFLGSFVTFAVMYSVQPLISTFSKEFDVSPARASLSLSLTTGLLAVSMILVSALSDAVGRKKIMVASLLFSSICAAVTAFSQNFWFLLTARAIMGIALAGFPSIAMTYINEEFHPKNLGTAMGMYVSGTSIGGMVSRVVVDALTDWFSWHVALSAIAFLSLLVSAWFWKSLPDSRHFHAQKASLRKLFSSLGQSLRDPGLLCLYSLGFLLMGSFVTLYNYIDYPLMGEPYHLSQTIVGLIFFIYLVGTFSSTFMGRMADRFGKPKALVASIGIMLLGGIVTINSILAVKLMGVALFTFGFFGGHSIASGWVGQRALNFKAQASSLYLLFYYTGSSIVGTTGGTFWSRFGWIGVIGLIASLLVLSLIIAEILPLLKIKRKPDTTHHKGY
- the rodA gene encoding rod shape-determining protein RodA, which gives rise to MTSQNQSQSRIDYGLVFILLLLLITSLVAIYSSQSTGQYKENFVVKQIMWYGVGIGIIALVIRVDADQWMKLSWFTYGLGILLLAFLIVAPSSIAPVINGAKSWYKVPAMGSLQPSEFEKVFLILVLSRIMVEHHQKNPVKTIESDFWLLIKMGLATFLPLFLVMQQPDLGTSLVLIAILLGMIFVSGITWKILVPLFGSAAVLIVGIFYMVLWHPKILEKYLGVKQYQFGRIYSWLDPYSYQSSSGYHLTQSLLAIGSGQTLGKGFGQRDIYLPESHTDFIFSIVGEEFGFLGASVVISLFFLLVYHLTKIALQTKNPFYSYMCAGIISMITFHVFQNIGMTVGLLPITGIPLPFISYGGSSLMGNMLAMGLVFSVYYHERRFMFSSY
- a CDS encoding FadR/GntR family transcriptional regulator, with the protein product MEFKKIKPKKIYEEVANVLLEMIRNGELKPGDKLQSVQALAENFQVGRSAIREALTSLRAMGVVEMRQGEGTFVKEFNPDGIMYPLSQAYLMSDEQIEQLLEMRKILETGIVAAAAVKRTDSDLRQIGETLAEMKKAVGNEELGEKADLDFHMAIAKATQNHLLVRLMHHVSDLMAEAMKETRRLLLYSEDATMEKLNEEHERIYQAIVERDKEAARKAMLKHLEGVEQVLMEAFADEKKKNEM
- a CDS encoding LutB/LldF family L-lactate oxidation iron-sulfur protein; the protein is MSIKIRVGDFKERVHEELNNEFMRGAVRGAQERLRIKRLDEAEQLGNWEEWRSLGEEIRQHVLNHLDYYLYELSENVAKRGGHVFFARTSEEASQYVKEVVQKKKAKKVVKSKSMVTEEINLNSYLEEAGCEVIETDLGEYILQVDEDHPSHIVAPALHKNKNQIREVFKEKLHYSNTEKPEEITAFVRKHLRNEFLTADVGITGCNFAIAETGSITLVTNEGNADLVMSIPKTHIAVMGMERIVPTFEEMEVLVSLLCRSAVGHKLTSYVTAITGPREEGEADGPEEFHLVIVDNGRSDILGTEFQPVLQCIRCAACINVCPVYRHIGGHSYGSIYPGPIGAVLSPLLGGYEEYKELPYASSLCGACTEACPVKIPLHELLLKHRQVIVEREGKAPFSEKIMMKAFGLGASSDMLYGLGSRAAHSALKPFTKNARISKGPGPLKAWTKIREFPAPEKERFRDWFKNREGGKQS
- a CDS encoding nitroreductase family protein, which encodes MTSHSTDLSTVIKERHSVRKYDPNYKIAKEEIEEILKEATLAPSSSNLQPWRFLVIQDQETKKELRAIANNQEQVETCSAVIAVLGDTEMYKNAEKVYRSNYEAGYMDEERMRLMIENINKLYPSLSAEDRKNIASFDAGLVSMQIMLIAKARGYDTVPMGGFNKKQFVERFNISDRFVPTVLIALGKAAAPAYKTTRIPVEDIVRFL
- a CDS encoding sterol desaturase family protein, with protein sequence MFKYVREFWNTTEMIGLGLFLFLGLSLSVFYIRWPLLFIFLIGIIFFGIMEYVIHRFLFHGSLPEKIRFLQPVKDWHDHHHQHPSELKGILLPAWLTLPMLLLLVLAVQLIMRDITFSIAFVTGVSGTLLYHQWRHFSAHRPIEPFTPIGKRLKVYHLQHHTINKKYWFGLTNPLMDLLLGTYRNPKKQAQKQSSRRMSRSRATVIK
- a CDS encoding (Fe-S)-binding protein; amino-acid sequence: MKVSLFVTCLVDLFKTNVGKATVELLEHLGCEVDFPESQICCGQPSYNSGYVEETKDAMKHMIKTFEHSEYVVAPSGSCAFMFKEYPHIFKDDPIWEPKARELADKTYELTQFIVEVLGVEDVGAKMEGKATYHTSCHMTRLLGVKEAPIKLLRNVKGLEFTPLPGAHLCCGFGGTFSVKMGPISEQMVDEKVSNVESTGADYLISADCGCLMNIGGRMERQGKPIRVMHIAEVLNHRG